A window of the Gossypium hirsutum isolate 1008001.06 chromosome A03, Gossypium_hirsutum_v2.1, whole genome shotgun sequence genome harbors these coding sequences:
- the LOC121219827 gene encoding DPH4 homolog, whose translation MILGSNSVRETHYDVLFVKEDASYEEIRASYRTAILNSHPDKLNSDHETGERFLRVQKAWEILSDPKSRTAYDSELRDLRQDVVASEDISLDDMIVEDAGEVMELYYQCRCGDNFSVDSLELNQMGYTLMRDGTGIFVRTPDALPASIVLPCGSCSLLVRLMINPDIKVPIDGYL comes from the coding sequence ATGATTCTCGGAAGTAACTCTGTCCGAGAAACCCACTATGATGTTCTCTTTGTTAAGGAAGACGCGAGTTATGAAGAAATTCGTGCGAGTTATCGTACAGCTATCCTTAATTCTCATCCTGATAAGTTGAATTCTGACCATGAGACTGGAGAAAGATTTTTGAGAGTACAGAAGGCATGGGAAATCCTTAGTGACCCCAAGTCACGGACTGCCTATGATAGCGAGCTGCGAGATTTAAGACAGGATGTAGTGGCCTCAGAAGATATTAGCTTAGATGATATGATAGTTGAAGATGCCGGAGAGGTCATGGAGCTCTATTACCAGTGCCGGTGTGGTGATAACTTCTCAGTTGATTCTTTGGAGTTGAATCAAATGGGGTACACTTTAATGAGGGATGGGACTGGGATATTTGTAAGGACTCCTGATGCTTTACCAGCATCAATCGTTCTTCCTTGTGGCTCTTGTTCATTGCTTGTTCGGCTGATGATAAATCCAGATATTAAAGTTCCAATTGATGGGTATTTATGA
- the LOC107960813 gene encoding uncharacterized protein translates to MVRQRMLEEQNTLDVRGEDGEESGEERILSNDSTSSAVGLIAIDELNNIPNIQFQTSAFSNMSVFYQEEQPRQSKRCKFLATVLKEAFSNCRTFNGRRTDSEVVSEIRSRAMEKMKHSPSLVAESFSWVLSPSKQAKGRDKDEREEETDEFFSIGSCFSLCPSAASREAFLSANTDFSRSSSINKIDFPEIWKFDFRDFSRRSIIHELCHCEGWPFGLCKKIVLLPPLPKSPSESWSWRKGTKLRC, encoded by the exons ATGGTACGCCAGAGGATGTTAGAGGAGCAGAACACACTGGATGTTAGAGGAGAAGACGGTGAGGAGAGTGGAGAAGAAAG AATTCTAAGTAATGATTCAACGAGTAGTGCAGTAGGATTAATAGCCATCGACGAGTTGAATAACATTCCTAATATTCAA TTCCAGACATCTGCTTTCTCCAACATGAGTGTATTTTATCAGGAAGAGCAACCCCGTCAATCCAAGAGATGCAAGTTCCTAGCTACAGTTCTGAAGGAAGCATTTTCCAATTGCCGTACATTCAATGGACGGCGGACTGATTCAG AAGTTGTTTCCGAAATTCGAAGTCGAGCAATGGAGAAGATGAAGCACAGCCCGAGTCTAGTAGCAGAAAGCTTTTCATGGGTATTATCTCCATCAAAGCAGGCCAAAGGACGAGACAAAgatgaaagagaagaagaaacagATGAATTCTTTTCTATTGGGAGTTGTTTCTCCTTGTGTCCGAGTGCTGCTAGTAGGGAAGCATTTCTATCGGCTAACACGGATTTTTCCCGTTCTTCGAGCATAAACAAGATCGATTTCCCGGAGATATGGAAATTCGATTTCCGAGATTTTAGCAGGCGATCAATCATTCACGAACTGTGTCATTGTGAAGGGTGGCCATTTGGGTTATGCAAGAAGATTGTGTTACTCCCGCCTCTGCCTAAATCCCCTTCTGAGTCTTGGTCTTGGCGTAAAGGCACCAAATTGAGATGCTAA